The genomic window agtgcggttaagttctgcagctagtataattttctccagcatcaaattaaagaaatcgcatgatagggggtcacacggtctgaaaccttgtttagtttcgaacggctctgagaggtccttccaaattctgaccgagctgatggtgttgctcaacgtcattctgcacagccgtataagttttgcggggaaaccaaatttagacagcggcatataggcagcttcttttcgtgctgtcgaaggcggcttaaaATCGACaaaggggttgttgttgttgttgttggtgttgttgttgttgttggtgttgttgttgttggtgttgttgttgttgttgtagcaatgcttcgccctaCCTAACagtcgcgaccgatcacaaattgtcatcaatatcctctaacgggagtccaaggaaacttgccgtttcaacaggggtggaccataaggaaaggggtgttagaggctttggttccacattacaattaaagagatggttggtgtcatgtggggacacattgcaggcggggcatacattttgtattattattatttatttattattacggcgttttaagcctaaaacttagattattacaaatttttaaatacattttaataataataggattctagcgtttggggtgtcggaatgcatgagattccgatcagcacgggaactggtggtcccaacgggcgagtcttggagtctatcattgggaggttggaaggacgtgttctcagtcctgccctactccaagacgtatgattacccagttttattatttatgctgtcggaatgcatttgattccggtcaacccaaaagctagcagctcagcagaataagccgctcttatcggacggttggaaaggacgtgtttccaatcctccctgtaccagcttttatgtaaacataattaattataatatatcattgttgtaggaatatacgtgattcacatgaacactccaactgtttgtctgggacgatattttcaggaattctttcctaatttgattgcgagcaatatatgtatttgacctgatgcataaggctcctctgtgtctatttggattgccgtgtacgctcaaggatcagtaacatgaaatacagatacaaaatttttgatcttattggaagggttttgcaatattctaataaactttttttgaaggtgtttaagttttcacaatttttaacatgattaggtagttcattaaaacatttcaggcctttgtaaaatatattttgcttgtccatttctgttttgagaagaggtaatctaaaattattattttccctgattatgtaagaatgggtttcattcacataaacaagtttttcacttaggtaggctggtaatatACCATGcttgataaaaaatacaaatttcatactatggtaaaaaatcaactgtttcacgctcagccagtttagtgcatcaagcatactctttatgcaagcgtcgtacctcactttcaatataaatctcatagctttgttttgcataatttgtaacctgtctatttgtgtttcattggcaataaagaatattgtagggcaatataagaagtgcggttctatgatggatctataaactttcaacttatatttcttactaataagtttacacgatctcttccaaaatccaattttttgccaattttggcaacaatataatcaatatgatctgtaaacctcagttgattgtcaatcaggatccctaagtacttaaatattttgacatcctcaatgctcgtattcattatttttagatcaaaattaagtgattctctattggtcgtcctagataaaaccatgaacttagttttgttaacgttaagcttgagtttattagtgcaaagccatctatacaatgagtctaaatcttcttgcattttgctccttgctattgaaatgtccgtttcatttactcCAAGTAGCGTATGTAgtagtatgtcggggttgattctggataggtacgagtttaacctgttacagtatccagaacgaagttgagcaagagtgacacgcgtttccctggggagcatGTGTTCCCCTTCCGCGAgatttggatacttttctttaagtactggattcaccaggcaattcctggcataaaggtccgacgcctgtatatggagttcaccaaggacctgcttgtgttttttcgcttcatacggctgggttctcaggtgccgtatttcctcaaaatgcttacggagatgactcctcaagcccctaggcggtgctggttcatcaatcagatgtctgttgggatgctcaggtttctgggtattcaacaggaactgtttggtcagcatctcatatctctccctgatggggagtattctcgcctcattatgcagatggtgttctggggacataagaagacagcccgtggcaattctgagagcagtattttggcaggcctatagcttcttccagtgggtaatttttaggtttggcgaccatatgggtgacgcgtagcacgtaatcggctggctaattgctttgtatgtagtcatgagcgtttctttatcttttccccaggtactgccagcgagggatttaaggattttgttacggctctgaattctcggaacaattgcgctgcgtgctcaccaaaatggagatcctgatcaaacgtcacacccaagattttggggtgtaggacagtcggtagcgtagtgccatcgacgtggatgttcaaaatggtcgacatttgggacgtccatgttgtaaataaggtcgcggaagatttagtcggtgataatgccaggtttcgcgaggcgaaaaacctggagagatcagggaggtagccgcttattttattgcatagcgatctttgggcctgggcctgtggccattattgtgcagtcatcggcgtaggaaacgattgtgactccttccggcgctgaaggtagcttagatatataaaaattaaacaaaagtggggataggacccaaccctgtggcaccccttgtttaattctccttggttttgatgtttcgtttctaaattgcaccgatgcctgccgaccacccagataatttgcggcccaacttttaaggcatgggggaagggtagacccttccaggtcttgcagtaaagagccatggttgaccgtatcaaaagcttttgataggtctagcgctacgagtactgttctatggtgggggtattgatttaaaccgcaatttatctgggtgctaatggcatttagaacggtggtagtgctatggagttttctgaagccatgctgatgagaggctagctgcaaatttgcgtGGAAATTAGGGAGCAAAATggattcaagcgtctttgctactggcgataggagagatatcggatgatacgactctcctatgttagctggtttcccaggctttagtagcgggaccaccttggctattttctatttctcgggtatgacaaaggtggaaagagacagattgaagacatgcgctaaatatttgaaaccctctttccctaggcttttaagcatcggcatggctatgccgtctgggcccactgctttggatggttttgcgcgaccaatggcgtcctcaacctctttagcggtgatggtgattggtgacgcgctgaatttgtatttatgtgcgtgtctattggctctccgtctatctttgtcgaccgtaggatgcattatatattgtcggcagaaagcgctcgcgcattttttcgcatccgacagcaccttgtcgccaaaggcgatggaaactttgtctttgtgcttagtcggattcgatagggactttacggtggaccaaagtttacccacaccggtagacaGGTTACatcctcttaggtgctcctcccatttcgcacgcttgtattcgtccacaagcaatctgatgcgttggtttatatcccttatttgggggtcgcctggatcaagctgtcttataaggtcacgttctctcgctaggtttgcggcctccgccgggaagtggggccggctTTCGGGatttctcccggcgggaatgaaacgtgccaaggcggattcaatgaccttacggaaggcacgctccccttggcgggcatcagtcgggatagggagggcagcaaagcggttgtatgtaaaagatttatattcttcccactttccttttttgaagtttatgaaagtgcgtttttcggtgacgatgaatttggcggtacgctcgagcgaaataagtataggcaggtggtcggatgccaatgttgccATCGGCTTCCAGTTGACgaagtttacgagttctgcgctcacgattgagatatctggcgaaccgtgacagcttcctaccatacgtgtgggggcgtctccgtttattgtgcagaacgtcggttcttctatttgatccgccaacatctcacccctactgtccgcccgcaagtttgcgtgccatagatcgtgatgggcattgaaatcgcctatgataatgcgattgttgccagtgagtaaggctctgatattagggcggtatccactggggcaacaggtggcaggagggatgtagatgttgatgatttctaggtttgcatcgcctgaccggacagataggccttgacgttctaagacattgtccctgcggtcgatgccaagatcaaatatataatattgcacagagtggtgtatgataaacgcgaggcggcctccatttccgctctcgcggtctttcctgtggacattatacccagagcagttcTGCAATGCAgctcttgctgtgagtttagtctcttgaatcgcagcaatgcggatgttgtgccgcttcatgaaatcgactatctccgtaatcttcccagttagtccattacagtttaactgcagaattctgaagtgcataagggagacgccgccactctgggggtaagtgacgggtgactacgcctgggttgtggaaggccaggacgcaattgctgttgtggccctgggactgggcgtccttgggcaagcattggggtacccggatgatttgggtttacgACCTgccaacatggcgcgatgaaacccgtcggggggttgccgtcgcggagaccagaacatctaggaaagtggcaccacccaaggcaggagctgaattgggcggatgtcgcaaacctatatattctgtgctggcaaacgggactaagagtctgtttccctgacctacacgattgctgccggaaaagagggggggggggggggggagaagacgggggtaggggctgatgctcagtattgctaccgactctactacgaaggtagtagttatgagtggtagcagctgtttgagttgttggctcCGTGAGGCGCGAGCAACAGTGGGTACTTgatgtggcttgctgagcagcggggctgctggatggTAGTGGGGGgggactacgggacgcccttgggcgtgaacagcaatgagccacaaaagatttataaaagttacgtggatgtcgggttttgggatcaagcccagaacaacctgtccggtgcaaccatcccttacacgagacacactgaacagagtatgaccgtcctaaaaagattcttttccggcagatgcagcaaaaccatttctcaggaccggggtcaggagacggacccggattggattcgatgccttcccggagtaagagaatatggagcagtcctgctgctaagagctgctgggaggatgacaatttgtgggagggacgcaacaaattaaatggggtcacactgaaatgacattccttggtcgggaaaaatcccgagtcgctccggtacatagaactgccttgggaagcgtcgacAAAGAGGTAATGTGTGTCGATTCTATTTTCGCGTTTTTTTCCATAGTAATATTGCCATGAAAAAGTGTTTGCCGAATTGAGTATCTTGCTACTGCTAGTACAATaggggtatgtatgtatgtgtatcgattaagcactgctacaacaacaataacttagGAGCGCGATATGCATTTGGGCatgtccccagcgggttaggggatcagaatatacccgcggtaggtatgcctgtcgtatgaggcgactaaaataccaaattcaaggggctgtgtagcgcaacccttcagggtgccagcgcaatatatagctcttcatggaacttgagggtggggagggagggatggcctgaaggtttaatgtggccatataaatcgttcccgagatgttcgggctagcaccttaattgtgctgttactggagcgtgccggatctgtatccggcaaaggaccatcacatcgataactctctccaaagccttcgacgAGTAactttatcactacaacaacaacaacatttgggCATGCATCGAGCTTATCAAAGTAGAACGGATGAGCCGACAACCTTCGGCGAGCCACCAGAGCATCCCAATTACATATATCGAGTTGTAACTGCAAAAACATCCCGATTGCAGCGAGAACATTTTTTATTGGGCCTGTGGATTTTAGTATTCCTCTTACGACTAACATGCAGGGAATTATCGAACCGCGTATCTTATCCGCTAACCCTTGAGCCTAAATTTTAATCAATTTGACTTATTAGAGGGATGGTAAATAGCCCTTTTCTGCTTAGTGAACTTTTATTTAATATTCCCTTTAGACCATCTAGACATTGTGAttggtcgcagctattaggtggggcgaagcactgctacaacaacaacaaccatctagacattttcaaccgcatcatataagcacatgcagatcgaattttggGATGCACGagcctcttcgttgtctgtgtactgattgcaataagcactgcaaaaacattgataAGTGTGAATCACTCACGTAATAAAAAAATCTCTgctgactaccttaaatacgcTGTGTTTTGTGTGGGTGGCTTAGAattacgtcctttccaacctgccacacatcgcagccctacttgttgtATGCCAAAAATAGATCAGCTGCTCGAACTCACgtcttatcaccagctccagtaactttTTGCGGATGGCTTGGAATAACGTCCTTTCTTACAACCCACACATAGCAGCCCTACTAtttgtgtgtcaaatatacatcagctgctcgaaatcatgtccattccgacagcactaataatcaattcccgttgctcggcatcacagtccatcccgacaactgatttaataatatatatacatattttataatataattttgttcaatttgtatgcttctgtaattaaTCTGTAAACTATATTTGGTCTGataaattgttaaatttgtagactaataaataaataaataaaaaacacagAATTCTGCCGATTTTATGGATTTTCAGGTTTCCAGTTTCCTGATTGCTTTTTTCATTTTCCTCGGCTTTAACAAGCTGTTAAAATACTGTTAAATTTTCCATACTTTTCCTTGCATATTCCATGGgtattctttatttatttatttcataatttatgaAATACCtgcttatttaaatattttccttTTTAGTTGTTCCTCTCGTAAAAAAAAATTGACGACTTGAGGACTACAACGGTAGCACATACAAAAATGCAACGAAAAAAGGTGCTGGAATTGGATAAAATCTGTCGCGTTTGTATAGCAGAACGAAAAGATATGCGCCCCTTGTTCAGTGAAAAAATAGCCGAAATGTTAATGGAATGTGCGGCTGTTAATATTGAAAACACCGAAGGTTGGCCCGACAAAATTTGCATTCAGTGTGTTCATGCAGTGTCACGTTGTCATGCCTTTAAGAAACAGGTGGAACGCAGCGATaaagagctcagagagtatatcaAAAGCCTGACAGTGCGTGTGGTTATAGAAGAAACGAATGATCTAAAATTAGAACCGGCGCCAGCGCCAACAAAAATTGTGACACAAAGCAAACCGCCTAAACTACAATTGATTCAACCGCATGCACAATTTCAGTTGcaatcgcaacaacaacaaagtcaACTGCTGCTTCAACATCAATTGGTGTTACAGCAGCAAcaaaagcagcagcagcaacagcagcagcagcagcaacaacaacaacagcagcagttgcaacaacaacagcagttgcaacaacaacagcagttgcaacaacaacagcagttgcaacaacaacagcagttgcAGCAACAGCAGCAAGTACAGCAGTTGCAACTACGGCAGACTCCACAGCAGTCAACAAAACGAAAAGCAGCAAACACAGCACGAAAATCACAGCGTCAACAGAAAAAGGGGCAATCTGCGCAGCAGCATCGCCAACAGAGTGCCCAACAgcatcaacatcaacaacaaagtatcgagctAGTTTCACATCAGACAATGGTGCCAAATGTCACTTCAACACGAACACATCAGTTGCAATCTACAACTAACGCAACACAGCAACACCTACATACACAAACAACACAAACCTTGCATACACAAActcaacaacaaccacagccCCAGCAGTTAATCGCCGCAACTGCCTTGCCACAACAAATTGTCTTGCCCAATGGGCAAATAATCACAACAGCACAAATTGTCACACACTCCGGGCCACCACAGATAGCACAAATCATTAATACCGGCAACGGCACAACAATGCAAGCAGCACCCAGTGCAAGCAACACTAACACTGTAACAACGCAGCCACAATTTACACCACAACTTATACAAACAACCAGTGGCCAAACGCTGCAATTGATACAACAACCAAATGGACAACAAACTTTACAATTAGTACAGGTGATACCTCAGCGCTCTGCCAACACCGTACTTGTGACTACGGCGGAAGATGGCAGCTCTGCTATTTTGGACGAAGATGGTTTAATAACACCCGATGAGCCCCATCTCATTGATGGCGATCAAATTGAACTAGATGACGATGATGAGCAAGATCAAATATGTGAGACGATTGTTGTGGAAGATGATCAAATAACGCATCAGCAATTGCTTGCTGCAGGTCACCACACTATCGTAGATGAAGACAATTTATCACAGAGTGAAACACAAGAATTGGAGTATCTAGAAGATGTAACTGTTACTACAACGAATGCAGGACATTCACAACATCACCATCAACACACCCAACAATTACAGCAACAACATCATCACACGCAGCAATATCACCAACTGAGCGACTGCGATGGTGATGTAAGTCAGCAACACCATATTCAATTACATGATGACGATGATATTATCGAAGAGATACATATGGAAGAGGAGGAACTACTTGAGGAGGATGGCGCAGATGTGATGCACGTAATGGAAGCGGATGGTACGGAATTTATAAGTGATGATGGTAGTCAACAGCATTTGGTTAACGAAAATGGGGATACATTGCAATATACTGTAATGGAGGTTGGCTCAGATGACGAACTCGTTGAAACAGATGTGAAAGAAGTTATGCAGGCTGCTTGCGGTACGAATATGCACGCCACCGTTGTTGATTTTAATCAAAGTATTAATAATGGAGCAGGTGGTGGTGGAGGTAGCGTAGCAGGAAGTGTTGGCGGTCAACGCAATGGCCCTTCTGTGGGCAGTCAAACGTCAACACCAAAAAGACAACGTAAGGTCGCTACATCGAAAACAGTGTCCAATTCGCGCGTACTTGTCGCTACCGCTTCATCAATAGCTGCATCTGGCGTTGGCGATAATTCCGATATCGATCCTAAAGTTATTGCCGACTTTATAACTAAACAAACCAGTGTACTGAGCTCGGGCCGTCATATTTGCAATTTATGTCGGCATGAATTTAAACAATTCAAAGCTTTACAAAATCATATGTATCAACATACGAATTGGATACGAGCTAATTGTAAAAAGCAACCACAATGCGAAATTTGTGGGAAAAGTTTCAAAGGTCCAGGCATGTTGAAAATGCATATGAAGACACATCAATCAGCGGCGCGTACACCCACTTGTAATATTTGTAACAAAAGTTTCAAATCAAAAGCTATACTCTATCGTCATCGCCAAACACATCAGCTGCGTTCATACGCGTGCGCTGTACACAATTGTCGAAAAACTTTCTCGATGCCTACAACTTTGCGCACGCATGCCGAAAATAAGCATTTGAATTTGCAGCCCCGTTACAAATGTGGTGAATGTGATTTACATTTTGATGATGTTAATGTTTTACACGCGCA from Eurosta solidaginis isolate ZX-2024a chromosome 3, ASM4086904v1, whole genome shotgun sequence includes these protein-coding regions:
- the LOC137243780 gene encoding uncharacterized protein; translated protein: MQRKKVLELDKICRVCIAERKDMRPLFSEKIAEMLMECAAVNIENTEGWPDKICIQCVHAVSRCHAFKKQVERSDKELREYIKSLTVRVVIEETNDLKLEPAPAPTKIVTQSKPPKLQLIQPHAQFQLQSQQQQSQLLLQHQLVLQQQQKQQQQQQQQQQQQQQQQLQQQQQLQQQQQLQQQQQLQQQQQLQQQQQVQQLQLRQTPQQSTKRKAANTARKSQRQQKKGQSAQQHRQQSAQQHQHQQQSIELVSHQTMVPNVTSTRTHQLQSTTNATQQHLHTQTTQTLHTQTQQQPQPQQLIAATALPQQIVLPNGQIITTAQIVTHSGPPQIAQIINTGNGTTMQAAPSASNTNTVTTQPQFTPQLIQTTSGQTLQLIQQPNGQQTLQLVQVIPQRSANTVLVTTAEDGSSAILDEDGLITPDEPHLIDGDQIELDDDDEQDQICETIVVEDDQITHQQLLAAGHHTIVDEDNLSQSETQELEYLEDVTVTTTNAGHSQHHHQHTQQLQQQHHHTQQYHQLSDCDGDVSQQHHIQLHDDDDIIEEIHMEEEELLEEDGADVMHVMEADGTEFISDDGSQQHLVNENGDTLQYTVMEVGSDDELVETDVKEVMQAACGTNMHATVVDFNQSINNGAGGGGGSVAGSVGGQRNGPSVGSQTSTPKRQRKVATSKTVSNSRVLVATASSIAASGVGDNSDIDPKVIADFITKQTSVLSSGRHICNLCRHEFKQFKALQNHMYQHTNWIRANCKKQPQCEICGKSFKGPGMLKMHMKTHQSAARTPTCNICNKSFKSKAILYRHRQTHQLRSYACAVHNCRKTFSMPTTLRTHAENKHLNLQPRYKCGECDLHFDDVNVLHAHVQSDVHSSTVLLDNGDEGDGGNGETGGSGGSLDGSGCMDGNMVGNTIIVVTQG